The following proteins come from a genomic window of Edaphobacter sp. 4G125:
- a CDS encoding MFS transporter, giving the protein MNSPSSIPESLSPRDFSPEDQRKIHASLKKRWLFVLPAAFITYSLAYVDRANYGFGAAAGLADTLHITGAQTSLLGSLFFLGYFLFQIPGARFARTRSARWIIFASLIAWGALAALTGVVRHFSLLAAIRLLLGIAESVIFPAMLLLLTRWFTREERSRANSILILGNPVTVLWMSAITGYLIQAVGWQMTFVLEGLPSVAWAVVWILIVRDRPAEARWLDRHASQALEERLAQEQVTLDPVKSVQQAFLRRDVILLSIQYFCWSIGVYGFVLWLPTIVRQGGSLSMAQTGLLSAIPYLAAIVLMLVASYLSDKTLRRESLVWPFLLLSGIALLGSFLIADKSFHIAFICLVIAGGCMYAPYGPFFAIIPERLPKNVTAEVLALVNSCGALGAFAGSYIVGLLQSWTGSSRPGFLFMAISLIGSALILLALPKTPHRNTI; this is encoded by the coding sequence GTGAACTCTCCCTCCTCCATCCCGGAATCCCTCTCTCCGCGCGACTTCTCTCCTGAAGACCAGCGGAAGATCCATGCCAGCCTGAAAAAGCGGTGGCTCTTTGTTCTTCCTGCGGCCTTTATCACCTACAGTCTGGCCTATGTCGATCGCGCGAACTATGGATTCGGGGCTGCCGCCGGACTGGCGGACACGCTTCATATCACCGGCGCCCAGACCTCTCTTCTCGGCTCGCTCTTCTTTCTCGGCTATTTTCTCTTCCAGATTCCCGGTGCCCGGTTCGCCAGGACACGTAGCGCCCGTTGGATCATCTTCGCCTCCCTCATCGCCTGGGGAGCACTCGCAGCTCTCACCGGCGTCGTTCGTCATTTTTCTTTGCTGGCCGCGATCCGCCTCTTGCTTGGCATCGCAGAGAGTGTCATCTTTCCCGCGATGCTGCTCCTGCTCACGCGCTGGTTTACGCGCGAGGAACGGTCGCGTGCCAACTCCATTCTGATCCTCGGCAATCCTGTCACCGTCCTCTGGATGTCCGCGATCACTGGATATCTCATCCAGGCCGTTGGCTGGCAAATGACCTTTGTTCTCGAAGGGCTTCCCTCTGTAGCTTGGGCCGTAGTCTGGATTCTTATCGTCCGCGATCGCCCTGCCGAGGCTCGCTGGCTGGATCGACACGCATCTCAGGCTCTCGAAGAACGGCTCGCACAGGAGCAGGTAACTCTCGATCCAGTGAAGTCGGTTCAGCAAGCCTTCCTTCGTCGCGATGTCATCCTGCTTTCCATCCAGTATTTTTGTTGGAGCATCGGCGTCTACGGCTTTGTCCTGTGGCTTCCGACGATCGTGCGGCAGGGTGGTTCGCTCTCTATGGCACAGACAGGGCTGCTCTCTGCCATCCCTTATCTCGCAGCGATCGTCCTCATGCTCGTTGCCTCATATCTCTCCGATAAGACTCTTCGCCGCGAATCTCTTGTCTGGCCATTTCTGCTGCTCTCCGGAATCGCTCTGCTCGGCTCTTTCCTCATCGCAGACAAGAGCTTTCATATCGCATTCATTTGTCTTGTCATCGCAGGCGGCTGCATGTATGCGCCGTATGGACCCTTTTTCGCTATCATCCCCGAACGCCTGCCAAAGAATGTCACCGCCGAAGTCCTCGCCCTGGTCAATAGTTGCGGAGCTCTCGGAGCTTTTGCTGGAAGCTACATCGTCGGCCTTCTGCAATCATGGACAGGAAGCTCGCGTCCCGGATTCTTATTCATGGCCATCTCACTCATCGGTTCCGCTTTGATCCTGCTCGCACTTCCGAAAACGCCTCACCGAAACACGATATAA
- a CDS encoding SDR family NAD(P)-dependent oxidoreductase, whose amino-acid sequence MNRPLANPVEFRDMCAVVLGGTSGIGRSLALGLARQGITVVASSRSEESVAETSVEVEAIGVSTLSMPSDVADRSSLVRLRDAVLSRFGAVDILVNCAGITKRVPTLEMDEDLWRQIMDVNLTGTLRSCQVFGETMLARRFGRIVNIASLSTFVAFHEVAAYGASKAAVGALTRSLAVEWAPFGVTVNAIAPGVFPTALNRKIIDSPRGQELLQRTPMQRYGEPNELVSALLYLASPRSSFTTGQIVTVDGGFLASGVNR is encoded by the coding sequence ATGAATAGACCGTTGGCGAATCCTGTCGAGTTTAGGGACATGTGCGCCGTCGTACTCGGAGGAACGTCTGGGATCGGGCGCTCGCTCGCGCTGGGGCTGGCGCGGCAAGGGATTACCGTCGTAGCTTCATCGCGCAGTGAAGAGTCCGTTGCGGAAACCAGCGTGGAGGTTGAAGCGATAGGCGTTTCTACGCTGAGTATGCCAAGCGATGTCGCGGATCGGTCATCTCTGGTACGTCTGCGTGACGCAGTCCTCTCTCGGTTTGGTGCAGTGGACATTCTGGTCAACTGTGCCGGTATTACGAAACGTGTTCCGACGCTGGAGATGGATGAAGACCTGTGGCGCCAGATTATGGACGTGAATCTGACGGGGACACTTCGCAGCTGTCAGGTCTTTGGAGAAACTATGTTGGCGCGCCGCTTTGGCCGGATCGTAAATATCGCATCGCTCTCTACCTTCGTGGCGTTTCATGAGGTCGCTGCTTATGGAGCGAGCAAGGCTGCTGTTGGCGCATTAACGCGATCTCTTGCGGTGGAATGGGCCCCTTTTGGGGTGACAGTGAATGCGATTGCTCCGGGGGTCTTTCCGACAGCGCTGAACCGCAAGATCATCGACAGTCCTCGAGGGCAGGAACTTCTGCAAAGGACGCCGATGCAGCGATATGGCGAGCCGAATGAGCTGGTTTCCGCACTGCTGTATCTTGCCAGCCCCCGATCTAGCTTTACGACAGGGCAGATTGTGACGGTCGACGGAGGATTTCTGGCAAGCGGAGTCAATCGATGA
- a CDS encoding type III polyketide synthase — translation MRIASVGTAYPPYRYHQSIISEALRERWQHKMEEPRLLTRLHANCGVEHRHTVFPLEDYPTLDTFRKTNDAWIKAAVDLGQQAICRSLDYAEISPEQISAIFFASVTGISSPTVDARLINRLPFPVNIKRTPIFGLGCVAGAAGIARASDYVRAFPTHYALLLSVELCSLTWQDDDQSIANLISCGLFGDGAAAVVIAGAETEFAKKQRGPRILATRSTFYRNTERVMGWDIVETGFKIVLSPDVPRVVEENLLQNVEDFLADNNLTRSDISSYIFHSGGPKVLEAMQNSLGLPPDALAPSWKSLREVGNLSAASVLAVLEDYLKVHPGKPGTYSILAAMGPAFCSELVLLQW, via the coding sequence ATGCGCATTGCATCCGTCGGGACAGCTTATCCTCCCTATCGCTATCACCAGAGCATCATCTCCGAAGCCCTTCGCGAACGCTGGCAACACAAAATGGAGGAACCCCGTCTCCTCACCCGCCTTCATGCCAACTGCGGTGTTGAACATCGGCACACTGTTTTTCCTCTGGAGGATTACCCCACTCTCGACACCTTCCGTAAGACCAATGACGCCTGGATCAAGGCCGCTGTCGATCTCGGCCAGCAGGCCATCTGCCGTTCTCTCGACTACGCAGAGATCTCTCCCGAGCAGATCTCCGCTATCTTCTTCGCCTCTGTCACAGGAATCTCGAGTCCTACTGTGGACGCGCGCCTCATCAACCGGCTTCCTTTTCCTGTCAACATCAAACGCACCCCCATCTTTGGTCTGGGTTGCGTCGCCGGTGCCGCCGGCATCGCCCGTGCATCCGACTACGTCCGTGCCTTCCCGACCCACTACGCTCTTCTTCTCTCGGTTGAGCTATGCTCGCTCACCTGGCAAGACGACGATCAGTCCATCGCCAATCTCATCTCCTGTGGCCTCTTCGGTGACGGAGCAGCAGCCGTCGTCATCGCAGGAGCAGAAACTGAGTTCGCAAAGAAGCAACGAGGACCACGCATCCTCGCCACCCGGTCCACCTTCTACCGCAACACCGAGCGCGTCATGGGCTGGGATATTGTCGAGACAGGATTCAAGATCGTCCTCTCCCCCGATGTCCCCCGCGTCGTCGAAGAAAATCTTCTTCAGAACGTTGAAGACTTTCTCGCCGACAACAATCTAACCCGTTCCGATATCTCGAGCTACATCTTCCATTCCGGCGGTCCGAAGGTCCTTGAGGCCATGCAGAACTCCCTCGGTCTGCCGCCCGATGCCCTCGCTCCTTCATGGAAGAGCCTGCGTGAAGTAGGTAACCTCTCCGCAGCCTCTGTCCTGGCTGTCCTCGAAGACTATCTCAAGGTCCACCCTGGCAAGCCCGGTACCTACAGCATTCTCGCCGCAATGGGACCGGCCTTCTGTTCGGAGCTCGTTCTCCTTCAGTGGTAG
- a CDS encoding chloride channel protein: MNWRAKPLIILGDLAWVTVLGLISGAACVAIRLLFRLLQWLFTGHSGLLSHAAGALSSWHRVFIPVIGALAAMAIAELGHRFVKNGSEEYVEAVQKNGGHISFIPTLWRTFSSAFSIATGAAIGREGSMIQFATATTSWVGGRFRRSHLPLATQVACGAAAAVATAYQAPIAGVFFAAEIVMGSLVLPVLPLLLVASLSGWFISVLLLGRGPLFAVFEMPSVRLRADSTLIFLLLFPVLIGFAGPAYQWLIRSLRSTSRWPLPLLWSGVLVGVLSLKSTMVWGNGDAALLSMMQSSPAVDGLLIVLLLRLCATTFCVGTGTVGGVFTPTVFAGGAVGYLLAHLFHVANPLMAAVLGMGCLLAAATHAPLMAGFMTVELTGQWHLLPMVLVSCAVSWLVAQRLSSHSLYGIATTEPAKDEKDHGYREPSLVTSMPGARD, translated from the coding sequence ATGAACTGGCGAGCTAAACCACTGATCATCCTTGGAGATCTTGCCTGGGTTACGGTTCTCGGACTCATCAGCGGCGCTGCCTGCGTAGCAATCCGCCTACTGTTTCGCCTTCTTCAGTGGCTGTTTACGGGCCACTCCGGCCTGCTCTCTCATGCTGCCGGGGCACTGAGCTCGTGGCACAGGGTGTTCATTCCTGTGATTGGTGCGCTGGCTGCGATGGCGATTGCAGAACTAGGGCATCGTTTTGTGAAGAACGGTTCGGAAGAGTATGTCGAAGCGGTTCAGAAGAATGGCGGACACATCTCGTTTATCCCAACGCTGTGGAGGACGTTTTCGTCGGCGTTCTCGATCGCGACAGGTGCAGCGATCGGGCGCGAAGGCTCGATGATTCAGTTTGCGACGGCCACAACATCATGGGTGGGAGGACGCTTTCGCCGCTCGCATCTTCCATTGGCGACCCAGGTTGCCTGCGGCGCTGCCGCTGCGGTCGCTACGGCATATCAAGCCCCCATTGCAGGAGTGTTTTTTGCGGCCGAGATTGTGATGGGCAGCCTCGTACTCCCGGTTCTTCCGTTGCTTCTGGTTGCGTCGCTTTCAGGATGGTTCATCAGCGTTCTGCTGCTGGGGCGTGGACCGTTATTTGCTGTCTTCGAGATGCCATCAGTTCGGCTGAGAGCGGACAGCACACTGATTTTTCTGCTTCTGTTTCCCGTTCTGATCGGATTTGCAGGCCCGGCCTATCAGTGGCTGATCCGGAGCCTTAGGAGTACTTCGAGATGGCCGCTTCCGCTGCTCTGGAGCGGAGTTCTGGTGGGCGTCCTCTCGCTGAAGAGCACGATGGTCTGGGGGAATGGAGACGCTGCGCTGCTTTCGATGATGCAATCTTCCCCAGCGGTCGATGGTCTGCTGATCGTGTTGCTCCTAAGACTCTGTGCGACGACGTTCTGTGTGGGAACAGGAACGGTGGGCGGAGTGTTTACTCCTACGGTCTTTGCCGGCGGCGCGGTGGGATATCTGCTGGCGCACCTCTTTCATGTGGCGAATCCGCTGATGGCTGCGGTTCTCGGTATGGGATGCCTGCTGGCAGCGGCGACTCATGCTCCCCTGATGGCAGGATTCATGACGGTGGAGCTTACGGGACAATGGCATCTGCTGCCGATGGTCCTGGTTTCGTGCGCTGTATCGTGGCTGGTGGCACAAAGACTTTCTTCGCACTCGCTATATGGAATTGCGACTACGGAGCCTGCGAAGGATGAGAAGGATCACGGTTACCGGGAGCCTTCTCTGGTGACGTCGATGCCGGGAGCCCGAGACTGA
- a CDS encoding SMP-30/gluconolactonase/LRE family protein, which yields MFRFVPAIATGVPCLLLALNINTQPFMKGSNNPSMEIPVQIERLDPAADALLPQHPVWHRVATGFTWVEGPIWIHSGYLMFADIPSNSIRKVDSHGDSIWLQPSGYRGQEPYGGKESGSNGMTLDPAGRLTVAGHAARNVMRFESMDPHGTVTILADSYQGKKLNSPNDLVYGPDGSLYFTDPPYGLRTQNDSDPHKELKINGVYRIPNATKQKPGSQPDRNALQLLVSDLPRPNGIAFSPDGKWLYVSNSEPKFWMRYSVKEDGTLGAGSIFLDASNDKRNGAPDGIKVDAKGNLFAAGPGGVWIISPTGKHLATLLTEKSTANMAWGGADGRTLYTTTTDSVFSIRLNTTGLRP from the coding sequence ATGTTTCGGTTTGTTCCTGCTATTGCGACTGGAGTCCCCTGCCTCCTCCTCGCACTGAACATCAACACTCAACCGTTCATGAAAGGATCGAACAATCCATCGATGGAGATTCCAGTACAGATCGAACGACTCGATCCAGCAGCAGATGCTCTTCTACCCCAGCATCCCGTGTGGCATAGAGTAGCGACAGGATTCACCTGGGTGGAGGGGCCGATCTGGATTCACTCCGGTTACCTGATGTTCGCTGATATCCCCAGCAACAGCATTCGTAAAGTCGACTCTCACGGCGATTCAATCTGGCTGCAGCCCAGCGGATATCGGGGCCAGGAACCCTATGGCGGGAAAGAATCAGGAAGTAACGGCATGACGCTTGATCCTGCGGGCCGTCTGACAGTGGCCGGCCATGCAGCTCGCAATGTGATGCGCTTCGAATCCATGGATCCGCATGGCACGGTAACAATTCTTGCCGACAGCTATCAGGGAAAGAAACTGAACAGCCCGAATGATCTCGTGTATGGTCCCGATGGTTCGCTCTATTTCACAGATCCTCCCTATGGTCTGCGAACACAGAACGACAGTGATCCTCACAAGGAACTGAAGATCAATGGCGTCTATCGCATTCCGAATGCCACGAAGCAGAAACCGGGTTCGCAACCAGACCGCAATGCGCTGCAACTCCTCGTGAGCGATCTGCCACGCCCGAATGGAATCGCATTTTCCCCAGACGGCAAGTGGCTCTACGTCAGCAACAGTGAGCCGAAATTCTGGATGCGCTATTCCGTCAAGGAAGATGGGACTTTAGGCGCGGGCAGTATCTTTCTGGACGCCTCAAATGACAAGCGTAACGGCGCACCTGACGGCATCAAAGTCGATGCCAAAGGAAATCTCTTTGCAGCAGGCCCCGGAGGCGTGTGGATCATCTCTCCGACAGGCAAGCATCTGGCAACCCTTCTGACAGAGAAAAGCACGGCCAATATGGCATGGGGAGGCGCAGACGGGCGAACACTCTACACGACGACTACGGACTCCGTCTTCAGCATCCGCCTTAATACGACAGGCCTGCGTCCGTAG
- the manD gene encoding D-mannonate dehydratase ManD, whose translation MKIVAAKLIVCSPDRNFVTLKIETDEGIYGLGDATLNGRELAVASYLEEHVIPCLIGRDPFAIEDVWQYLYRGAYWRRGPVTMTAISAVDVALWDIKGKALHTPIYNLLGGKSRQGVLVYAHANGSDIPGAIESTKKLMAEGYLAVRVQCGVPGVASSYGVPKGSKPYEPAERGLPSENVWSTERYLNFVPQLFEALRREVGEDVHLLHDVHHRLTPIEAARLGKALEPYHLYWMEDPTPAEDQDAFRLIRQHTVTPIATGEVFNSFWDAHDLIRNQWVDYLRMTIVHGGGITALKKAADFAAVYQVKTGFHGATDLSPVTMAAALHFGLAIHNFGIQEHMPHTSLTDQVFPHAYRFDAGYMVPGDEPGLGVDIDERLAQKYPYQRAYLPIARKLDGTLTDW comes from the coding sequence ATGAAGATCGTAGCTGCCAAGCTGATTGTTTGTTCGCCAGATCGCAACTTTGTCACTCTCAAGATTGAGACCGACGAAGGAATCTATGGACTGGGTGATGCGACGCTGAACGGCCGGGAGCTTGCCGTCGCAAGCTATCTTGAGGAACACGTCATCCCTTGCCTCATTGGCCGCGATCCCTTTGCAATCGAAGATGTCTGGCAGTATCTCTATCGCGGAGCCTACTGGCGGCGGGGCCCGGTCACCATGACGGCAATCTCTGCCGTGGATGTCGCGCTCTGGGATATCAAAGGAAAAGCGCTGCACACGCCGATTTATAACCTGCTCGGAGGCAAGAGCCGTCAGGGAGTGTTGGTCTACGCTCATGCGAATGGTTCAGATATTCCAGGTGCAATTGAGAGCACAAAGAAGTTGATGGCCGAAGGATATCTTGCTGTGCGGGTGCAGTGCGGGGTTCCGGGAGTGGCCTCAAGTTATGGAGTTCCGAAGGGAAGCAAGCCGTATGAGCCTGCGGAGAGAGGACTCCCATCGGAAAACGTGTGGTCCACCGAGAGATATCTGAACTTCGTCCCTCAGCTCTTCGAGGCATTACGACGCGAGGTTGGTGAGGATGTTCACCTGCTGCATGATGTCCATCATCGACTCACACCGATCGAAGCAGCGCGTTTAGGTAAAGCGCTCGAACCCTACCACCTCTACTGGATGGAAGATCCTACGCCTGCCGAAGATCAGGATGCGTTTCGTCTGATTCGTCAGCACACGGTTACTCCTATTGCTACGGGAGAGGTCTTTAACTCCTTCTGGGATGCGCATGATCTTATCCGAAACCAGTGGGTTGACTATCTCCGCATGACCATCGTGCATGGAGGTGGAATCACCGCGCTGAAGAAAGCGGCGGATTTTGCCGCGGTCTATCAGGTAAAGACGGGATTCCATGGTGCGACTGATCTTTCTCCTGTGACGATGGCAGCGGCGCTTCATTTCGGACTTGCGATCCACAACTTCGGCATTCAAGAACACATGCCGCATACTTCGCTCACCGATCAGGTTTTCCCTCATGCCTATCGCTTCGATGCGGGATACATGGTTCCCGGCGATGAACCAGGGTTAGGCGTGGATATTGACGAAAGACTAGCTCAGAAATATCCCTACCAGCGCGCCTATCTGCCGATTGCACGCAAACTCGATGGAACTTTGACGGACTGGTGA
- a CDS encoding SDR family NAD(P)-dependent oxidoreductase — MQSIHSTMVLSMESLTGKTALVTGGSRGIGRATARSLATRGCAIAINYLHSAEDASSLLQEVRDIGSRACMVQADVSHPDEVTHMVNAVSQELGPVDILVNNAGINPTKPFLELDLSDWNQTIQTNLTSAFLVSQAVLPSMRQRQWGRLIFLSSIAAQTGGVIGPHYAASKAGMLGLMHSYANLLAKEGITSNAIAPALIETEMVRQNKTIRPDMLPVGRFGHAEEVAQAVVFLASNSYTTGQTINLNGGWYMS, encoded by the coding sequence ATGCAGAGTATCCATAGCACCATGGTTCTCTCAATGGAATCTCTCACAGGAAAAACGGCGCTTGTCACTGGCGGATCCCGCGGAATCGGACGTGCTACCGCACGCTCTCTCGCTACAAGAGGCTGCGCCATCGCGATCAATTATCTCCATTCGGCAGAAGACGCCTCCTCTCTCCTTCAAGAGGTTCGGGACATAGGCAGTCGCGCTTGTATGGTGCAAGCCGATGTCTCTCATCCCGACGAAGTGACACACATGGTGAATGCTGTCTCGCAGGAATTAGGACCTGTCGATATCCTCGTCAATAATGCGGGAATCAATCCCACAAAACCTTTTCTCGAGCTTGATTTATCTGACTGGAACCAAACCATCCAAACGAACTTGACCTCTGCCTTTCTTGTCTCGCAAGCCGTTCTCCCCTCTATGCGACAGAGACAATGGGGAAGACTAATCTTTCTCTCCTCCATCGCAGCACAAACTGGGGGTGTCATTGGCCCTCACTACGCTGCCAGCAAAGCAGGCATGCTGGGGCTCATGCACAGTTATGCCAATCTCCTCGCTAAAGAAGGAATCACTTCGAATGCAATTGCTCCTGCGCTAATCGAAACCGAGATGGTCCGTCAGAATAAAACAATTCGCCCTGACATGCTTCCCGTTGGTCGCTTTGGCCACGCAGAAGAGGTCGCTCAGGCGGTTGTCTTTCTGGCTTCGAACAGCTATACCACCGGCCAAACTATTAATCTGAATGGCGGATGGTACATGAGCTAA
- a CDS encoding FAD/NAD(P)-binding protein, protein MRLRRTIVVVGGGFSGTLTAYHLLRRKVRARVVLVDPSFDLGLGLAYSTQSHQHLLNVPAGKISALPDQPDHLLRWLRKNYDAQVKETDFIPRAVFGRYIQSILEPMLPLLEHRQTTVLDCNVRGGQAAVRLADGTEILADAVVLATGNFNPAPLRGVDEQAIAAGVYCHSAWKNETYAELSPEAPVALIGSGLTAVDVLLRLRELGHRGAVTAISRHGVFPYRHAGYQALDGPVIRNTPKRASELLHVVHRAIRSGADWRAVVDSLRSRTNELWLALPFVEQQRFRRHLQRRWEVVRHRMAPAIADRIDAELKEGTLLQRRGSLHAVHVSSEGARVQMRDSKGELQEISAARVINCTGPDMNYTRVASPLLNSLFAQGQAVAGPHGYGLWADEAGALRQRSGAFSPILFCVGPPRQGTLIESIAVPELRQQAADLATILAERFSVHQQTDSIEAVDQPSVPTGEVAGNYELAS, encoded by the coding sequence ATGAGATTGCGTAGAACGATCGTAGTTGTAGGCGGCGGTTTTAGCGGTACTCTTACGGCATACCACCTGTTGCGTCGTAAGGTGCGGGCCAGGGTTGTTCTCGTCGATCCTTCCTTCGACCTGGGACTAGGGCTTGCTTACTCGACCCAGAGCCATCAGCATCTGCTGAATGTTCCAGCGGGAAAGATCAGCGCGTTGCCGGATCAGCCCGATCACCTCCTGAGATGGCTACGAAAGAACTATGACGCACAGGTTAAGGAGACGGACTTCATTCCCAGAGCCGTATTTGGCCGCTATATCCAGTCCATTCTTGAACCCATGCTTCCGTTACTGGAACACCGCCAGACAACAGTGCTGGATTGCAACGTTCGAGGCGGACAGGCTGCTGTTCGCCTTGCAGACGGGACAGAGATCCTTGCAGATGCAGTTGTACTCGCGACAGGCAACTTCAATCCTGCGCCGTTGCGAGGTGTGGACGAGCAGGCAATTGCGGCAGGTGTCTACTGCCACTCTGCCTGGAAGAATGAAACTTATGCCGAACTTTCTCCAGAGGCTCCTGTAGCCTTGATTGGCTCCGGACTGACGGCTGTCGATGTTCTCCTGCGGCTACGTGAGTTGGGGCATCGCGGTGCTGTGACTGCGATCTCGCGGCATGGCGTCTTTCCGTATCGGCACGCTGGTTATCAGGCACTTGATGGACCTGTCATCAGGAATACTCCGAAACGGGCAAGTGAACTGCTCCATGTGGTGCATCGAGCGATTCGCTCGGGAGCAGATTGGCGCGCTGTAGTCGATAGTCTCCGTTCAAGAACAAATGAACTGTGGCTAGCGCTTCCATTCGTAGAGCAACAGCGATTCCGTCGTCATCTTCAGCGCCGGTGGGAGGTCGTGCGTCATCGCATGGCCCCAGCGATTGCCGATCGCATCGACGCGGAACTAAAGGAGGGGACATTGCTCCAGCGCCGCGGTAGCCTTCATGCCGTGCATGTCTCATCAGAAGGAGCGCGGGTTCAAATGCGAGATTCCAAGGGCGAATTGCAAGAGATCTCGGCTGCACGCGTGATCAACTGCACGGGGCCGGATATGAACTATACCCGAGTGGCTTCTCCGTTGTTGAACAGTCTTTTTGCGCAAGGGCAGGCCGTTGCAGGACCGCATGGTTACGGTCTGTGGGCGGATGAAGCAGGAGCGCTCCGCCAGCGTAGCGGAGCGTTTTCCCCGATTCTCTTCTGCGTGGGTCCGCCGCGACAAGGTACGCTGATCGAGTCCATTGCGGTGCCGGAGCTGCGTCAACAGGCGGCGGATTTGGCGACGATACTTGCAGAGAGATTTTCTGTTCATCAGCAGACGGATAGCATTGAAGCTGTTGATCAGCCCTCTGTTCCCACCGGAGAGGTTGCAGGGAATTATGAACTGGCGAGCTAA